A part of Acidimicrobiales bacterium genomic DNA contains:
- a CDS encoding FAD-dependent oxidoreductase, with the protein MDVCDVVVVGAGLAGLGAARRLADAGREVLVVEARDRVGGRLLGHDLGDGTVVELGGQWVGPTQDRVNALVRELGLTTFPTYVTGDHLAAVGGDVRRYRGGTPPFSPIVLADLLQAQRRLERMARQVPLDAPWAAPRARSWDAETFDGWLRRNVATATGRTFFRIVADAVFASDASTLSLLHLLFYVHSGRGLDRLLGTAGGAQQDRVVGGSQLLAVGLADRLGPRVRQGHPVRRLDHRGGRVRVFADGLEVEARRAIVAVPPTLAGRIAYDPPLPGARDQLTQRMPMGAVVKCMAVYERPWWRDEGLSGSGATDVAPVGLTFDNSPPGGTLGVLLAFVEGRHAVALGRVSPGDRRRAVIDALVRLYGSRAAAPVDYVERDWAAEEWSRGCYGAHLPPGAWTQLGPDLRRPVGRIHWAGTETAEVWSGYMDGALESGDRAAAEVLAALAGGG; encoded by the coding sequence GTGGACGTCTGCGACGTGGTGGTGGTGGGAGCCGGCCTGGCCGGGCTGGGGGCGGCGCGGCGCCTGGCCGACGCCGGCCGCGAGGTGCTCGTGGTGGAGGCGCGCGACCGGGTCGGCGGTCGCCTCCTCGGGCACGACCTCGGCGACGGCACGGTGGTGGAGCTCGGTGGCCAGTGGGTCGGGCCGACACAGGACCGCGTGAACGCCCTCGTGCGCGAGCTCGGCCTCACGACGTTCCCGACGTATGTCACCGGGGACCACCTGGCTGCCGTCGGGGGTGACGTGCGCCGCTACCGCGGCGGCACGCCGCCGTTCTCGCCGATCGTGCTGGCCGACCTGCTGCAGGCCCAGCGCCGCCTCGAGCGGATGGCCCGCCAGGTGCCGCTCGACGCGCCGTGGGCGGCTCCCCGCGCCCGCTCGTGGGACGCCGAGACCTTCGACGGGTGGCTCCGCCGCAACGTGGCGACCGCCACCGGGCGCACCTTCTTCCGCATCGTGGCCGATGCGGTCTTCGCGAGCGACGCCAGCACGCTCTCGCTGCTCCACCTGCTCTTCTACGTGCACTCCGGCCGCGGCCTCGACCGCCTGCTCGGCACCGCCGGCGGCGCCCAGCAGGACCGCGTGGTCGGCGGGTCGCAGCTGCTCGCGGTCGGCCTGGCCGACCGCCTGGGTCCCCGGGTGCGGCAGGGCCACCCGGTCCGTCGCCTGGATCACCGGGGCGGGCGCGTGCGGGTGTTCGCGGACGGCCTCGAGGTCGAGGCCCGCAGGGCGATCGTGGCCGTGCCGCCCACCCTCGCCGGGCGCATCGCCTACGACCCGCCGCTGCCCGGGGCGCGCGACCAGCTCACCCAGCGGATGCCCATGGGCGCGGTGGTCAAGTGCATGGCTGTGTACGAGCGGCCGTGGTGGCGCGACGAGGGGCTCTCCGGCTCGGGGGCCACCGACGTCGCGCCGGTGGGCCTGACGTTCGACAACTCGCCCCCGGGCGGCACGCTGGGCGTGCTGCTGGCCTTCGTGGAGGGCCGGCACGCGGTCGCGTTGGGTCGGGTCTCGCCGGGTGATCGTCGCCGGGCCGTGATCGATGCCCTGGTGCGCCTGTACGGGAGCCGGGCGGCTGCGCCCGTCGACTACGTGGAGCGCGACTGGGCCGCCGAGGAGTGGAGCCGCGGCTGCTACGGCGCTCATCTCCCGCCCGGGGCCTGGACGCAGCTCGGGCCGGACCTGCGGCGCCCGGTCGGGCGCATCCACTGGGCCGGCACCGAGACCGCCGAGGTGTGGAGCGGCTACATGGACGGCGCCCTCGAGTCGGGCGACCGCGCCGCCGCCGAGGTGCTGGCCGCACTCGCCGGCGGGGGCTGA
- a CDS encoding bifunctional diguanylate cyclase/phosphodiesterase, with protein MVAATGAAGVLAATATWFEAGGEGFGNPALLLTFTALLALSWAFPLLLPKNDETEGFQLDEAFFVASALLLPPCGTVAVFLVGVLAGLTVRRTPWPKVVFNVGQVTAAASLGVAAVHLLRPGPLEVGSPFALLAIVAGALVFLVVNTGLVAAVVATTEGTSVRATVLDGLGARLLQWASAISIGLLAGLGGSAYAWAPLFAVLPMGMVHVVLAEHLRAARDRQRVDGLFRTAVQAHASVRTDDVVAALTRSAEELLRCRSSRVGHDPPGSGERGAMVSAGGGEQWLVVADRRGTEPFGEQDDRLLEAIAAVGSSALENAHLVEEIRHQATHDRLTGLPNQLLFDDRVTQAVARARRLREQLALLVLDLDAFKKVNESRNHQAGDELLRQVAARLRRAARESDTVARMSGDHFTVLLPGVGSPETALVVAEKLLAELRRPFVLDDGHELFMSASLGIALFPAHGDDGAGLLRNADSAMHQAKEAGGDDLRLYDVGMNREARQRVARETELHNALARRELRVVYQPQVDLRTHRIIGVEALVRWEHPEHGLLAPVEFVPLAEQSGLIVEVDAFVLRAACRQARAWSDAGLPPVRMAVNLSGRHFHGGQRLVGMVTDALEAAALDPAMLEVEITEGLAVRESQGAFEVLARLRDAGVHIAIDDFGTGYSALARMHRFPVDRLKIDRSFVNTITAADGNAPLVSAFLGIARGLRLGVIAEGVETVEQAAFLRRHGCHEAQGFLFSRPVDPDEVARLLRSPSLGLHVGHQG; from the coding sequence GTGGTCGCGGCCACGGGCGCCGCCGGGGTGCTGGCCGCGACCGCCACCTGGTTCGAGGCCGGCGGCGAGGGGTTCGGCAACCCCGCACTCCTGCTCACCTTCACGGCCCTGCTGGCGCTCAGCTGGGCGTTCCCCCTGCTCCTGCCCAAGAACGACGAGACCGAGGGCTTCCAGCTCGACGAGGCCTTCTTCGTGGCGTCGGCGCTGCTCCTGCCGCCGTGCGGCACGGTGGCGGTGTTCCTGGTGGGCGTGCTCGCGGGGCTGACCGTCCGGCGGACCCCGTGGCCGAAGGTGGTGTTCAACGTCGGTCAGGTCACGGCCGCGGCCTCGCTGGGGGTCGCCGCGGTCCACCTGCTCCGCCCGGGCCCGCTCGAGGTGGGATCGCCCTTCGCGCTGCTCGCCATCGTGGCCGGCGCCCTGGTGTTCCTCGTCGTGAACACCGGGCTGGTGGCCGCCGTGGTCGCAACCACCGAGGGGACCTCCGTCCGGGCGACGGTGCTCGACGGTCTGGGCGCTCGGTTGCTGCAGTGGGCGAGCGCCATCTCCATCGGGCTCCTGGCCGGCCTTGGGGGCTCGGCCTACGCCTGGGCGCCGCTGTTCGCGGTGCTCCCCATGGGCATGGTGCACGTCGTGCTGGCCGAGCACCTGCGGGCGGCTCGCGACCGCCAACGCGTCGACGGGCTCTTCCGCACCGCAGTGCAGGCCCACGCCAGCGTGCGGACCGACGACGTGGTCGCGGCGCTCACCCGGTCGGCGGAGGAGCTGCTCCGGTGCCGGTCGTCGCGCGTCGGGCACGACCCGCCCGGGAGCGGCGAGCGAGGGGCCATGGTGTCGGCCGGCGGCGGCGAGCAGTGGCTCGTCGTGGCCGATCGGCGGGGGACGGAGCCCTTCGGCGAGCAGGACGACCGGCTGCTCGAAGCCATCGCCGCGGTGGGGTCGTCCGCCCTCGAGAACGCGCACCTGGTCGAGGAGATCCGCCACCAGGCGACCCACGACCGCCTCACCGGGTTGCCGAACCAGCTGCTGTTCGACGACCGCGTGACCCAGGCGGTGGCCCGGGCCCGGCGCCTCCGCGAGCAGCTCGCCCTGCTCGTGCTCGACCTCGATGCCTTCAAGAAGGTGAACGAGAGCCGCAACCACCAGGCCGGCGACGAACTGCTCCGGCAGGTGGCGGCCCGGCTGCGGCGCGCGGCGCGCGAGTCGGACACGGTGGCCCGCATGAGCGGCGACCACTTCACGGTGCTGCTGCCCGGCGTGGGTTCACCCGAGACGGCGCTGGTCGTCGCCGAGAAGCTGCTGGCCGAGCTCCGGCGGCCCTTCGTGCTCGACGACGGCCACGAGCTGTTCATGAGCGCCAGCCTCGGCATCGCCCTGTTCCCGGCGCACGGCGACGACGGCGCCGGGCTGCTGCGGAACGCCGACAGCGCCATGCACCAGGCCAAGGAGGCGGGCGGCGACGACCTGCGCCTGTACGACGTCGGCATGAACCGGGAGGCCCGCCAGCGGGTGGCCCGCGAGACCGAGCTGCACAACGCGCTGGCGCGGCGCGAGCTGCGCGTGGTGTACCAGCCGCAGGTCGATCTGCGCACCCACCGGATCATCGGCGTGGAGGCCCTGGTCCGCTGGGAGCACCCCGAGCACGGCCTGCTGGCGCCCGTCGAGTTCGTGCCCCTGGCCGAGCAGTCCGGCCTGATCGTGGAGGTCGACGCCTTCGTGCTGCGCGCCGCCTGCCGCCAGGCCCGGGCCTGGAGCGACGCCGGGCTGCCGCCGGTGCGCATGGCCGTGAACCTCTCGGGGCGCCACTTCCACGGAGGTCAGCGCCTGGTCGGCATGGTGACCGACGCGCTCGAGGCCGCGGCACTGGATCCGGCCATGCTCGAGGTGGAGATCACCGAGGGGCTGGCGGTGCGCGAGAGCCAGGGGGCGTTCGAGGTGCTGGCCCGGCTGCGCGACGCCGGCGTCCACATCGCCATCGACGACTTCGGCACCGGCTACTCGGCACTGGCCCGGATGCACCGGTTCCCCGTCGACCGCCTCAAGATCGACCGCTCCTTCGTGAACACCATCACCGCGGCCGACGGGAACGCACCGCTGGTGTCGGCCTTCCTCGGCATCGCCCGGGGGTTGCGGCTGGGGGTGATCGCCGAGGGGGTGGAGACGGTGGAGCAGGCCGCCTTCCTCCGCCGCCACGGCTGCCACGAGGCCCAGGGCTTCCTCTTCAGCCGGCCGGTCGACCCGGACGAGGTCGCCCGGCTCCTGCGGTCGCCCTCGCTCGGGCTCCACGTCGGGCACCAGGGGTGA